The Syngnathus scovelli strain Florida chromosome 21, RoL_Ssco_1.2, whole genome shotgun sequence DNA segment AAGGGTGGATGTAGACCACTTGCTGGTCTATGAGGGTCCTGTAGCCCTCCTGAGGGTCCTTCTTGGCGGCGTTGCGGAAGAAACCGCTGCAGATTGCCTTCTGGACTCGCACAGTGGCCTTACCGCAAGACACCACATCCAACTTGTGTCTGAGAAGCAACGGTTAGAGCTTATGAGACAATATTCCGttgaatgcttttttttaaaaatcaaatgtcaTCGACGTACCGGTCCATGATGCCCAACATCTGCTTGCGAATGTCCTGCGCTCTCCTCAGCGAGCGAGCCTGGATAAAGTTCTCGTAGCACCAAGGGTTGGAGAACTTGTTGTTCTTCCACGAGTTGTAGACAGCCAGCAAGGTGAGATGGTCGCCCTCGGGCTGATGGAACTTGGCCTTCTTCTGGTCCGCCAAGGCCTGCTTGTCCTGTatcacacgcaaaaaaaaaattcacaacaaGCCTAAATAACGAACAAAACGAGGAGGTCTGATGGTGTCTCACCTTGGGCCTGTAGAAGACGTTCTGCACGGACAACATGGACACGATGGTGAGCATCTCCTCGCTGCAGCCCAGGTGCACGGACATGATCAGCATCTTGCACAACATAGGCTCCAGAGGAAATTCCGCCATCTGGATGGAAAGGCGGCGCACATCAGGAACctccaaaaaaatcaaatcacagGAGCAACTTCCTGGCGATGGTCCTCACCCTCCTTCCCAGTCGCGTGAGCAGCCCCTCGTCGTCCAGCGCCCCCAAAGTGTACAGCTGCTCCATGGCCGTGATCAGCGTCTCCATAGGGGGAGCGTCCATGAAGTCGAAGGAGAGCAGGTCGTTGATGCCCATGGCCTGGTGGGTGGACGAGGACGCAAATGCATTAGATCGACGCAACATCCATGTGTCGTCGGCGTGTACTGTGTGTGTACCTTGAGCGAGAGCACCGTGCTGGCCAGATTGGTCCTCTGGATCTCCGGCACGTTGGTGGTCAACATCTCGTCCCTGTACGCTCGCTCCGTGTACAGGCGGTAACACTTTCCGGGGCCCGTCCTGCCGGCGCGGCCCGCCCTCTGCTTCGCTTGAGCCTGCGAGACGTCCAACATATTTTATTGGCAAGCTCGGCTAACAAGAAGAagtgcggcggtggcggcggcaagCTACCTGCGAGATGGGCGTCACCACCAGCTGGTCGATGCCAGTCTTAGAGTTATAGACTTTCTGCTTGACGAAGCCGGGGTCCACCACGTAGTAGAtgccgtcgatggtcagcgacGTCTCGGCGATGTTGGTCGCTATGACGACCTGGCAGAAACAAGAGTGCAAATTTTGACCTTCGTGCTCAAGCCATTATTTGGATGACTATATTTTACTTTTTGAAGTAATTTATTCTCAAGTAACAGTACTCTAACTTAAGTTGTGGGTTACTCAAGCCACGCGTGCGTTGAAGTTCCTAACGTACTTTTCTGCTGCCAGGCGGCGCCGGGTCGAAGATCCTGGTCTGCATCTCGCTCGGCAGCGCGGAATAAACGGGCAGAATGATGAGTTCGGGAACGTCGGGGCCAAGTGACTTCATGCGCTCGTAGAGGATCTCGCAGGCCGTGTCGATCTCTTCTTGTCCGGTCAGAAAGACCAGGATGTCacctgaaggaggaggaggaggtcagGATCTGACGTTGTGGCTTGGAGGACGGCAGAGTTGATGGAGCCTTACGTACCGGGAGGTTCGGTTAGGTGGATCTGCATGACGGTGATGAGGCTGGCGTCCAAGTAGTCGGTCTCGGGCTCTTTGGTGTAGAGCACTTCCACCGGGTACGTCCTCCCCGGGATGGTGAAGATGGGTGCCTCGTAAAAGTATTGGGAGAATTTGACGGCGTCCAGCGTGGCCGAAGTCACGATCAGCTTCATGTCCGTGCGCTTCTGCACCGTCTGGCCGCAAAGTCGGATTTTTCAAAGAGTCAAATCataatgacaatatgtatacaTCATAAAAAAGTGGCGCAAACCTTCTTGAGCAGACCAAAGAGGACGTCGGTGTGGATGGTCCTCTCGTGAGCTTCGTCCAGCATGATGATGGCGTACTGACCGAGCTCCGAGTCGATCAGACATTCCCTCAGCAGCATGCCGTCCGTCATGTACTTGATCACCGTCTCGGGGCTGGTGCAGTCCTCAAAGCGGATGGTGTAGCCCACCTAAGGAGAGCGACGGCACGGATTTTTAGAGGACACCAAAAGCGCAAGCGGCGCTTCTGCGAGGCGCACCTCCTGTCCGAGACAGCAGCCGTACTCCTCGGAGACCCTCTTGGCGACAGACATGGCGGCCACACGACGGGGCTGGGTGCAGCCGATCTTCCCCCGGGTGGTGTAGCCCGCCTCCGCCAGGTACTGCGTGATCTGCGTGGTCTTCCCCGAACCGGTCTCCCCGATCACAATCAGGATCTGGTTGTCGTGGACGGCCTGCGTcgagacaaaacgggagctcggCAAGCCAGACAAAGCTAGGGTGGAAGGTGAAGCTGACGAAAGCGAACCTGAACGAGTTGCTCCTTCAATTTATAGATGGGCAAACTCTCCCTCTGCTCCAAGATGGAGAGCTGCGTCTTCTTGCCGTAGGACGCCTTGTTGCCGCCGAAAGCGTGCTTCTTCCATTCGGGGATGTCGTTGGGCATCATGCCGATGCCGCGCATGTTGGCCGCTATCTGCCGGCCGTCGGCTGCAAGGCAACACAtatttcttcaaatttaaaattgaCGCATAGTAAACATTCTCAAgagaataaaacaataaatgcatttataTATCATACATACGTCGGGAAGAGAGCGGCAGCACTTACCGTCGGGAAGCGGGTCCACCCAGTGTTTGTTGAGGCCCATGGGGATGGAGTCCATCTCGGCTTCGCGCGCCGCTTGCTTCAGCTCCCGTCGCTCTTTAGCCAGGGCGCTCTGCATCATGGCCGCCTGGGACAGCGAGCCGTCGGGATTCTGCGCACGCACGTTAGCGTACGTCAGCGCGTTTGTGCAAGAGCGAGTCGACGACGCGTTGCGACGGGCTGCACCTTGACGATTTTGACGGGGCTCATGTCCATGCTCTGCTTGGTGTGCCCTCTCAGGAACGGCGGCTCCTCTTCCACCAGCTCGATTTCCAAGTCTTCGTCTGGGAAAGCGCCGCGCAAGATCCGCTGAGTGTTTCGTCTTTCCACGGTTTGCAATCTCTTGCTTACCTTCTTCGTCGTCAACTTTGGGAAGGATCCCCGTCTCGTCGTCGAAATCGGGGAATTCTTCCTTGGATAAAACGTTGGCGGCGATCATCTGGGGAAATAAAAAGCCTTGGTTAGGAATAGAAGGAGGAACTGTAATTAGAAAATAAAAGCAAGATCAcggtttttagttttttttctgccaCTAGGTGGCATTACAGCTCTATTGCATTCCATAGCTTTCAACCAACCTGCTTGATCTCCCATTTTTCTGGATCCGATATCTTAGTGAGCCTCTTCCTCTCCAGCGTGTCATCCTGCTCCAGTTCGCGAGCGGGGCCAAGGTTGAGGTTGCTGGGCCCGTCGGGGTTTCTCATGGTCACCTCGTCGCTGCCGTCGGGCCCCACGTTCCTCCTCCTGTTGGGGTTCAGGTCCTCGCCCGTCTCCTGATCCACATCCTAAAAAGACAGTGGTGAGGAATGTTGACGTGCCGACGGCTCCTCCTTCTGACCGGACAATGGTGATGTTCCATTGCTCACTTTCATGCTGAGGCTGGTCTTGGAGCCCGTGAAGGACAAGACTTTGATCTTGACTCTTTGCCCTTTACTGACCACGTCGGCCACGTTGGCCACTCGGCCTTCTCGGCGCAGCTCAGAAATGTGCACCAAACCTTCCCATCGTTTCCTGCAGAAAAAGAACAGACACTTGATTAACAATAAAGTCTTCATCCAAGAAATATTATTGCAGGACACACCTGAGGCCCTCCAGTTGGACAAAGCATCCAAACTGCATAATGCTGGTGACCTTTCCATTGTAGATGTCGCCCACAGAGGGTTCCTCCGGGGGCGGACGGTCCACATGCTTGTCCTTCCAGTCTCGGTCTTGGTCTCTTCGGGGGCTTGGCGAGCGTTCGCTCCAGCGGGAAGATCGCTCTCGCCGTCTTGAGCGTTCGCTATCTCTGTGGCGATCGCGGTCTCTGGAGCGAGATCTGGACCTGGAGCGTGAGTGGTGGCGCCTCCTGCGGTCCCTGTCCCGATCCCGGTGTCTGTGTCGGTCCCGGCTTCTGCTCCGACTGCGCCGTCTGCTCTTTTCCACGCGGCTACGCTCGCTTTTGGAATCGGTGCTGCTCACGCTGGGCATGAACATCTCCAGTTCTTTCATGGCGTCAGCTGCGACCTTCACGTCCTCTTCATCCATGATTTTcttaagaagacaaaaaaaaacacacactctaAATTCACATCACGTTTTGAGTGGGTGCTGTCATGCTCATACCGGTGGAGCTTCATTTGGTCTGCAAAGCGCAGGGAAAAGTTCCTTCAGCTTGTCCTTCCCCGACAACGGCTTCTGAACTTCAGAAGCTGCTGTAATGACATAAATTCATTTTTCATGTTGTCCTCATAAGTGTCATCTCAGACAGCAATATAATGAATGTCTAGACAGCACTGGTCATAATAAATCACCTTTACTTGTGGACGACTTTGACGGGGGTCTCATGGTCTGAATGAGCCTGAGCAAGTTGCCAATGAGAGAGTCCTATCAAGAAAATAACACCATTATAAGATCAATACTAACAGATTCTTCTTTGAGGCGCACTTACTGTGAATTCGGCTCCATTTTTTAGCAGAAGAGCTTTAAACCCGTCAAAGGTGGGTTCTTTTTCCGCGAGGCTAATGACGAATTCAGCTAAAATACAAAAAGCAAATATTAACGCCATCATAAGCAAGTCGCACACAATAAGGCTAAATACAGCGATATAACGGTAGTAAACAAAAGATGGAGCTGCGTTAGCTTTAGCTAGCACGATTCTTCGACGTGGTGGTCAAACCTAAATCTTTGTCGCTGATTCCAAGATGGTTGTCGAGCTCCGTGCACACTTTGGACACCAAAGATAAAAATTCGAGCTGGGAAAGCTCGTCGACATCGACGTCTGCCATTTTTGCTCGGGATTTCTTCACTCTCTGAGACGTAATAGAAGCTAACAATCCATGCTAGCGCGTTACAGGCTAAGTGTCTGTTACTTCCGCTTCCGGTTTGGGCTGAGCTGCGCAAGACCGCCGTCTTGTGGACAAGCGGACTAATTACACCCACAAAACAGCAGCCTGTTTATCTCCAAAGGAGCTtcggattttgtttttcaagagtACGAATTGTATTTTTCGTACCACGCGAAACATTTAACAATTAATcgccagaaaaataaataaacataaaacaaacgtGTGTAAAgtatctattaaaaaaaaaaaaaagattttgagcAATTTATCCAGCTTAATTCAGGCCCGTGCAAACAATATGGCTGCATATTAGTAGTTTGTTGTCATGCAAAGGTTGTAAAAACTTAAATTATGTCCCTCCATTGTGTTGCCAGTTGAGGAAATGGGAGGAAACAATCAAACACGATCCAAGTCTGGCTGTGATGAAACCAGGCCCGTGAAATCTTTGGTTCCTTGATCTCACTCTGTATCTGCAGAATGTCACAGCTTGCCGCTATGatgcaaaaaaacaagacacatAGCTGGGAGCAATTCATGCCAACTGAGCGAAAGGACTCAAAAAAAAGAGGTGTCAGGAAACAAGATGGCAAAAAGTGGTTGACAGCGATACCTTTGTCGCTGCCAAACTTTTATGTTTTCCTGTTATTCCATGAGAAGCTTTCCGCGCAGATATTTTCATTCCTCATTCCAAGTCACACATCTACGTTCTTCAAACACACCTTCATCCACCATACATCGTACGTGAAATTAACTGAGCATAAGACGTGCTTTACCACCATGAATAATGCACGGACAAAGGAGTGAATCCAATTTGGTTTATGTACACAAACAGACGATGTTTACTGGTTGCACTTAAATCTCAGTGATTTACTAAAACCCAGCAGGCTGTCTGAAGGTCGTTCTGGCATCGCTCTTATTGTTATGCTGTGTGTGTCAGTGGTTTAAATCAAGGGTGTGGTGATGCCTGGATTCTGTATCATCCCAATATGAGTATTATTTTATCGGGTAGTCGTAGAGCCTGGCGTTACCGGCCACCGATACTTTGTAGGCTTACTGTACCCAAACGTAAGGCGGGGTAGGAAGCGCTTCAGCTGTCTGGCCCCGTCGTCCTCACCTGACCTGATTTACTTGCAGGCCCACGTATGTGGACCGGGACaagagggagggggcggggatTACATAAGGGGCTCACGTGCCACATGCACATGGTCCAGCATTACTCGGTGTGCTCATGCGTTATCGGACGCCGCAGTCGAAAAAGTCGAATTGGGAGAAGATGTTTGGTTGATCACGTGAGCACATGAACACTTATGCAAAAACAAAGggaataataatcataaataaTAATCATGATAACAATAACGCAAGAATGGAAGCGCAGCTGGCTGAGGCCTTCCCTCTCAACCAAGTGGAAAATTCCTGCAATGACCGAGCAGGGAGCATgaaatgtgtgtgttgggggggtacACAGAAGGGCGTATGCAGAGGGCGGGGCTAGCACCGACCAGAGGAGCCACACAGGGATTGGCTGAGAAGAAAGCTGCCGAATGAGCTCATGTCCCCCACGACAGCCCCCACCCATCCTTCCCACAATTGCACCCACCCATATCCCTCATGGCCCACTTCGCTCGACAATAACATGCTCACAAGTTACACACTCTTGTCCTCCGAAGACAAACTGGCACAGAGAGTtctgaaatataaaaaaaataaatgatctaTTGGGTTTAACTCCACAGAAATAAATATCCAAAGTCGTGATGTATGAGGTTCATTTTATTAGTgcatctttgaaaaaaaaaaaaaaaaaaacctaacagACCAGAGAGGCGCTGAGAAGTCACTTGAGTCACATATTTATTACATAAATATATCATTAAAATAGACCAGCGACAATTACCATAAAAATATCTTCCTTTCAAAAGcctgacccacaaaaaaaaagctttaaaaaaaacaaaaaacacacacatggacattttgcacacaaacacgctGATTGTCACACGCggaccaccacacacacacctgacctgaccatgtgtgtgtgtgtggtggtcaGGTGTAGATGGGTGGTAGTCCAGCGTGTTTTTGGGTGTTACATGAGAAgacatcacagtagattggcggCCATTTTCTTgcgcatttttgtttttgttatttatttgctCCTGTGCTTTGGCCTTCctgaatgccttttttttttttttttttgcatgatggCACCCGACTGGCTTGCGCATAAAAGAAAAGTCCAAAGTGGCAGAGGTTTCTGTCGGTTCCTGAAAGACAAATAGTGGACTTGGCGCACCCTTGCCATCTGGATCTGACATTGTCAAGGTGAGAAAGGTCCCCGGTGGACCGCTGGCCCCCTTTCACACTGCctatcaattttttttgttcctcttcTATTTTTCTGTCTTAATTGGCTAATTTGAAGGATTCctcctgtgattttttttttgcacacatgGCAGACAAACTTTCACATAGACATGGCAATATCTTCCTTTTGCTGGGTTCTgtgtgaaatctttttttttttttctagaatcCTTTTCAGTTATTTATTTTCGTAATCTGATTTTGGTCATCCTGACACACCTCACGGTCTTTGGCACCTTCCATATAACCTCCCTGAGTGCGTGCAGGGCCAGGCCGTGGTCACACTGAGGCCTTTGGGACGGCCTGAAGAGCATATCTGCGAGGTGGTTTGtgtgaatatttttcaaaaattattctttaaataaaaaaaaaaaggagcgagAAGTTCCCAAAACAGAGCTTCGACATCTACGAATAAGGAATTCAGCGCGTTGCGACACAGCAGCGTTCACGTAGAGCAGACGGTGCCGTTTTCTCGGATGCAAACAGCGGACAcacaatataattttttttttgtacaacgtTAGTGCAACACACAAACATCGATGACGAGCGCGCGAGCGTCGTGTTTTCCCGCGTGGCGAACGACGTGAGAAAGccaacaagaagaagaaaaagaagacgaCATTGCGGTAGGACGTGAGGTCTGGACAGGTGTTTGGACTTTGCTGGTGTCGTGTGAGGCGGCTCGGACCTGCTACAGAGTGTTTGTTTTGTCATCTTTTCGTTTGGGGTTGCTGGCTTTGCATACAACCGAGGACGAGTCGTGTGAGGATGTTGTCGTGAGGCGGGGTACAAACCAGATACGAGAGGAGGGGAGGAAGGGGGCGTGAAAACCCTCTTGGAGGCCCGTCTTTTCTAACCTGAGCAGtcgtgaaatctttttttttcaaacatttgcaTATGTAAAGCGGACTTATAAAGCATCTCCGGTTCATCCCGTCATTTGTGTACATTCTTCGCTGTCTAGGCATGATCATTCCCAGCCGCTCCTTTAAGTGCTCTTGCCGTCCTCAGCGGGATCAAAAAACGATGTTAAAAATTTAGCAATTATCAAAAATCTGGCTTGATTTAATCTGATGGAAAGAAGATTCGAAATTAATATGGTCCAATTTGTAATTTACGATATGAAGTTTGGCTCCGGCTGAGATACTCAATAGTCTGAGTGTCCTTGAGTCCCCTGAAAGACGGCGTATAAATCGAAGTTCTTATTATTGGGCACCTGATGACATCATGCAGACATCACTAAATCTCCTGCGTGCTTTTAATCTCCTCAGCAACAATCTTGACTATGAAATATGACCCGTGCTTTCGATATCGACACCACCGACCGACTCCCTTCGCTCGCCTGGCTTGAATCACGGCGGACACGTGATTAGGTACATTCTGGCACACTTGAGACGGGCCTCAAAAGTGGCTTTGAGTTGGGAGGGGGGATGTTGGGGGGgggctgacgtcacacaaccagtatgtcactcacacacatgcagaaaagcaggcggaaaaaaaataaatgattcaTTACTTATTGGAATAATATCATCTGATGATTAGAATGGACAATTAATATCATCAATTATAAAAATGAACCAAGTGCTTCAGGAACGCGTTAACAGCCCTTTCCCacatattttaaattttatttcataACGGAATGAAGTGTTTTGCAATTTTAAGCAAAGAAAATTAGCCAATTTTGGAATAAGGATAACatgtgaaaaaaagtcaagtgctgTCAACACTTTCCAGATGCACTCAAGAATTGAgcgggaaaaaataaataacattgaATGGCACACGTCCAACAATAACAATCGACTTGGCGGCCATGTTTGACAGGAGGAGGCGGATGAGGATGAATGAAGACAAACAGAATAAACGTTTGCGTCCGTCTAAGTTTcatcatttattaaaaaaaaaattcttatacCTGAGAGAATCCTTCAACAGCTTTCGTTCCCCAGTCACAAaagtggtttgtgtgtgtgcgtgtagttGTTTGCGCGTGTGTGGGCGTGGTCTCGCTGCTCTCAGGTGGGCGGGTCCGAATTATTCAAGTGCTTCTTTCAATTTGCTTTGCTATTGCACTCGTTTCAAAATttgatttcaaagtcaaaaatcCCAAAACACGCAAATCACATTTGCCtcgtcacacatttttttttttgtcttcgccGAGACGCTCGTCCAAAGTGCTTGTGAGTTAAGTGCCTTCGTTGAGGATTGGCGGCGTGCCACGAAATACTACTTAGCCGTTAGCGCTTCTTTACATTAACTTAGTCGCTGGGTTATATATCTCAAAGAGGTGGGGGAATTTTGGGGGGGAATACATCTAAGACTCTTTTTTGGTGGCCCCGCCCACTGAGTGATgagaggcacacacacacgcagacttgGCAAAATTCTGTTTAGCAGCTAAAGGCTAAAGGTCAACTTGGGGAGTGTGG contains these protein-coding regions:
- the LOC137839498 gene encoding ATP-dependent RNA helicase DHX8 isoform X2: MADVDVDELSQLEFLSLVSKVCTELDNHLGISDKDLAEFVISLAEKEPTFDGFKALLLKNGAEFTDSLIGNLLRLIQTMRPPSKSSTSKASEVQKPLSGKDKLKELFPALCRPNEAPPKIMDEEDVKVAADAMKELEMFMPSVSSTDSKSERSRVEKSRRRSRSRSRDRHRHRDRDRDRRRRHHSRSRSRSRSRDRDRHRDSERSRRRERSSRWSERSPSPRRDQDRDWKDKHVDRPPPEEPSVGDIYNGKVTSIMQFGCFVQLEGLRKRWEGLVHISELRREGRVANVADVVSKGQRVKIKVLSFTGSKTSLSMKDVDQETGEDLNPNRRRNVGPDGSDEVTMRNPDGPSNLNLGPARELEQDDTLERKRLTKISDPEKWEIKQMIAANVLSKEEFPDFDDETGILPKVDDEEDEDLEIELVEEEPPFLRGHTKQSMDMSPVKIVKNPDGSLSQAAMMQSALAKERRELKQAAREAEMDSIPMGLNKHWVDPLPDADGRQIAANMRGIGMMPNDIPEWKKHAFGGNKASYGKKTQLSILEQRESLPIYKLKEQLVQAVHDNQILIVIGETGSGKTTQITQYLAEAGYTTRGKIGCTQPRRVAAMSVAKRVSEEYGCCLGQEVGYTIRFEDCTSPETVIKYMTDGMLLRECLIDSELGQYAIIMLDEAHERTIHTDVLFGLLKKTVQKRTDMKLIVTSATLDAVKFSQYFYEAPIFTIPGRTYPVEVLYTKEPETDYLDASLITVMQIHLTEPPGDILVFLTGQEEIDTACEILYERMKSLGPDVPELIILPVYSALPSEMQTRIFDPAPPGSRKVVIATNIAETSLTIDGIYYVVDPGFVKQKVYNSKTGIDQLVVTPISQAQAKQRAGRAGRTGPGKCYRLYTERAYRDEMLTTNVPEIQRTNLASTVLSLKAMGINDLLSFDFMDAPPMETLITAMEQLYTLGALDDEGLLTRLGRRMAEFPLEPMLCKMLIMSVHLGCSEEMLTIVSMLSVQNVFYRPKDKQALADQKKAKFHQPEGDHLTLLAVYNSWKNNKFSNPWCYENFIQARSLRRAQDIRKQMLGIMDRHKLDVVSCGKATVRVQKAICSGFFRNAAKKDPQEGYRTLIDQQVVYIHPSSALFNRQPEWVVYHELVLTTKEYMREVTTIDPRWLVEFAPAFFKVSDPTRLSKQKKQQRLEPLYNRYEEPNAWRISRAFRRR
- the LOC137839498 gene encoding ATP-dependent RNA helicase DHX8 isoform X1; its protein translation is MADVDVDELSQLEFLSLVSKVCTELDNHLGISDKDLAEFVISLAEKEPTFDGFKALLLKNGAEFTDSLIGNLLRLIQTMRPPSKSSTSKAASEVQKPLSGKDKLKELFPALCRPNEAPPKIMDEEDVKVAADAMKELEMFMPSVSSTDSKSERSRVEKSRRRSRSRSRDRHRHRDRDRDRRRRHHSRSRSRSRSRDRDRHRDSERSRRRERSSRWSERSPSPRRDQDRDWKDKHVDRPPPEEPSVGDIYNGKVTSIMQFGCFVQLEGLRKRWEGLVHISELRREGRVANVADVVSKGQRVKIKVLSFTGSKTSLSMKDVDQETGEDLNPNRRRNVGPDGSDEVTMRNPDGPSNLNLGPARELEQDDTLERKRLTKISDPEKWEIKQMIAANVLSKEEFPDFDDETGILPKVDDEEDEDLEIELVEEEPPFLRGHTKQSMDMSPVKIVKNPDGSLSQAAMMQSALAKERRELKQAAREAEMDSIPMGLNKHWVDPLPDADGRQIAANMRGIGMMPNDIPEWKKHAFGGNKASYGKKTQLSILEQRESLPIYKLKEQLVQAVHDNQILIVIGETGSGKTTQITQYLAEAGYTTRGKIGCTQPRRVAAMSVAKRVSEEYGCCLGQEVGYTIRFEDCTSPETVIKYMTDGMLLRECLIDSELGQYAIIMLDEAHERTIHTDVLFGLLKKTVQKRTDMKLIVTSATLDAVKFSQYFYEAPIFTIPGRTYPVEVLYTKEPETDYLDASLITVMQIHLTEPPGDILVFLTGQEEIDTACEILYERMKSLGPDVPELIILPVYSALPSEMQTRIFDPAPPGSRKVVIATNIAETSLTIDGIYYVVDPGFVKQKVYNSKTGIDQLVVTPISQAQAKQRAGRAGRTGPGKCYRLYTERAYRDEMLTTNVPEIQRTNLASTVLSLKAMGINDLLSFDFMDAPPMETLITAMEQLYTLGALDDEGLLTRLGRRMAEFPLEPMLCKMLIMSVHLGCSEEMLTIVSMLSVQNVFYRPKDKQALADQKKAKFHQPEGDHLTLLAVYNSWKNNKFSNPWCYENFIQARSLRRAQDIRKQMLGIMDRHKLDVVSCGKATVRVQKAICSGFFRNAAKKDPQEGYRTLIDQQVVYIHPSSALFNRQPEWVVYHELVLTTKEYMREVTTIDPRWLVEFAPAFFKVSDPTRLSKQKKQQRLEPLYNRYEEPNAWRISRAFRRR